The proteins below come from a single Psychrobacter sp. FDAARGOS_221 genomic window:
- the mutS gene encoding DNA mismatch repair protein MutS codes for MMVQYLTLKSQYPHALLLYRMGDFYELFFEDAYRAAKILDITLTRRGNDKAGNNIAMAGVPFHAAESYMARLIAAGETVVICEQIEADADSDSTSKDSASDKPSASASKGIMRREVVKTLTAGTLTDDALIAPDHTPSVVAIDFNVSKNIQTATAAQARKWQVGVSQMDINAGTIRTQTIDIDDLLDHQSLASSDANSTYQQWLKQRISTVLTRFAPSEVIISENTSDEWRHWLQDTLYCPVISVAASDFHPTHAVATICRQFNVQTLEGLGIADSTVAQTTTAALIHYAQQTQQRHTPQLTELIVERDADYLIIDDISSRNLELFAPVSPTGTSLLSVVNQCQTAMGKRLLSNQLKRPLRLSAALATLSSRLDAVEWFMQQPSAANLTPLTQALQSIADIERISSRIGLHSAKPRDLRRLADSIHSSQQLATALEQLGLEPLQLESHEDEPLDSESLDSKSLENIETPNSSDSVATRSPTLLAQLLTCLPQQQQALQSIAALLDQAIVAEPPAHIRDGGMIATGYDAEFDRLVHLHDNIQDTLDAMAEEARRDYGLPSLKVGFNKVSGFYFELPKGQASTAPDVFIRRQTLKNSERFITEPLKNLEVEYLEAQTNALAREKALYQALLVQLSEQLHYLQQLSASIAQIDVLLNWALLAKENNWVRPQLDATASYLDIKDGRHLVVEAMSQPTANVQSSASAVSTASHFVANDCQLGTAQNPERLLLITGPNMGGKSTYMRQTALIVLLACCGSFVPASEAIIGDIDRIFTRIGSADDLAGGKSTFMVEMIETAQILNLASNRSLVLMDEVGRGTSTTDGLAIAHACARQLCHLGSLTLFATHYFELTKLSEQHISNSLADSDTENSGKEDTLNQQPLAIRNVHVAASQVDGQLLLLHKIKEGAASSSFGLHVAKMAGIPEEVLINAEHYLQRQKQLTQWVIDQPDNLQLTSNANNAKFDKAYANADDSQPITEKAAAQEPQQDYQLPLYADEPSVTQQPESAASMPLDAKAQAAQRIIDQLNKLQPDELTPKQALDLIYQLKQRIKID; via the coding sequence ATGATGGTACAGTATCTGACGCTAAAGTCGCAATACCCTCACGCGCTACTACTATACCGTATGGGCGACTTTTACGAGCTATTTTTTGAAGATGCTTATCGGGCCGCCAAAATTTTGGATATCACCCTAACCCGCCGCGGTAACGATAAAGCAGGCAATAATATTGCCATGGCAGGTGTGCCGTTTCATGCCGCAGAAAGCTATATGGCACGCCTTATTGCAGCCGGTGAAACGGTGGTGATTTGTGAGCAAATCGAAGCAGACGCTGATAGCGATTCGACATCAAAAGACAGTGCATCAGATAAGCCCAGTGCCTCAGCTAGCAAAGGTATTATGCGCCGTGAAGTGGTAAAAACCCTCACCGCTGGTACTTTGACCGATGATGCCCTGATTGCACCAGACCATACCCCAAGCGTGGTTGCCATTGACTTTAACGTTAGCAAAAATATACAAACGGCAACTGCTGCTCAAGCGCGCAAATGGCAAGTCGGTGTCAGCCAAATGGACATCAACGCCGGCACCATTCGTACCCAAACCATCGATATCGATGATTTATTAGATCATCAATCACTAGCCTCTAGTGATGCCAATAGTACTTATCAGCAGTGGTTAAAGCAACGCATCAGCACTGTTCTGACACGCTTTGCGCCAAGTGAAGTTATTATCTCTGAAAACACCTCAGATGAGTGGCGACATTGGCTGCAAGATACGCTGTACTGCCCTGTCATCAGTGTCGCGGCCAGTGACTTTCATCCAACTCATGCGGTTGCAACCATTTGTCGTCAGTTTAATGTGCAAACCCTTGAAGGGCTTGGTATTGCTGACAGTACAGTGGCGCAAACTACCACTGCAGCGCTGATTCATTATGCTCAGCAAACCCAGCAGAGACACACGCCTCAACTGACTGAACTCATCGTTGAGCGTGACGCAGATTATCTGATTATTGATGATATCAGCAGCCGCAATCTTGAGCTGTTTGCGCCAGTCAGTCCCACTGGTACCAGCTTGCTAAGCGTGGTTAACCAATGCCAGACTGCTATGGGGAAGCGTCTATTGAGCAATCAACTAAAGCGACCACTGCGCCTATCAGCAGCATTGGCCACACTCAGCTCACGTTTGGATGCAGTTGAATGGTTTATGCAGCAGCCCTCTGCTGCTAACTTAACGCCACTAACTCAAGCCTTGCAAAGCATCGCTGATATAGAACGTATCAGTAGCCGTATTGGGCTGCACAGTGCTAAACCACGTGACTTAAGACGCTTGGCAGACAGCATTCATAGTAGCCAACAATTAGCAACTGCACTGGAACAGTTGGGGCTTGAACCATTGCAACTGGAGTCCCATGAGGACGAGCCATTAGATAGCGAATCATTAGATAGCAAGTCTTTAGAAAACATAGAAACACCTAATAGCTCAGATAGTGTCGCTACAAGATCGCCAACTTTATTGGCGCAGCTACTGACGTGTCTGCCGCAGCAACAGCAGGCGCTGCAGTCTATTGCAGCATTGTTAGATCAGGCCATTGTTGCTGAGCCACCGGCACATATTCGTGATGGCGGTATGATTGCCACCGGTTATGATGCCGAGTTCGATCGCTTAGTTCACTTGCATGACAACATTCAAGACACACTAGATGCGATGGCAGAAGAAGCCCGCCGTGACTATGGTTTACCCAGCCTTAAAGTTGGTTTTAACAAGGTCAGTGGGTTTTATTTTGAGTTGCCAAAAGGACAAGCCAGCACCGCACCTGATGTGTTTATTCGCCGCCAGACCTTAAAGAATAGCGAGCGCTTTATCACAGAGCCACTGAAGAACTTAGAAGTCGAATATCTTGAAGCACAAACCAATGCCCTAGCTCGTGAAAAAGCCCTATACCAAGCGCTACTGGTACAGCTAAGTGAGCAGCTTCATTACTTACAACAGTTAAGCGCGTCCATTGCTCAAATCGATGTGTTACTAAACTGGGCATTGTTGGCAAAAGAAAACAATTGGGTACGTCCACAACTTGACGCCACCGCCAGCTATCTTGATATCAAAGACGGTCGCCACTTAGTGGTCGAGGCCATGAGCCAGCCAACTGCGAATGTTCAAAGCTCAGCAAGTGCAGTCAGTACTGCTTCTCATTTTGTTGCCAACGACTGCCAGTTGGGCACCGCCCAAAATCCAGAGCGCCTGCTACTGATTACCGGCCCCAACATGGGCGGTAAGTCGACCTATATGCGCCAAACTGCGTTAATTGTACTGCTTGCTTGCTGTGGCAGCTTTGTACCGGCATCAGAAGCCATCATTGGCGACATTGACCGTATCTTTACACGCATTGGCTCTGCCGACGACTTAGCCGGCGGTAAATCAACCTTTATGGTCGAGATGATCGAAACCGCCCAAATCTTAAACCTCGCCAGCAATCGCTCTTTGGTATTGATGGATGAGGTAGGACGTGGCACCTCAACGACCGACGGATTAGCCATTGCCCACGCTTGTGCACGCCAGCTCTGTCATCTTGGTAGTTTGACGTTATTTGCTACCCATTATTTTGAGCTTACTAAACTCAGTGAGCAGCACATATCAAACTCTTTAGCAGATAGTGATACGGAAAATTCGGGAAAAGAAGATACGCTAAATCAACAGCCACTTGCTATTAGAAACGTGCATGTTGCTGCTAGCCAAGTGGATGGTCAACTTCTGCTATTACACAAAATTAAAGAAGGCGCTGCCAGCTCAAGCTTTGGACTTCATGTTGCCAAAATGGCAGGTATTCCCGAAGAAGTACTGATCAATGCCGAGCATTATTTACAGCGTCAAAAGCAGCTGACTCAATGGGTGATTGATCAGCCCGACAATTTGCAACTCACCTCTAACGCTAATAATGCTAAATTCGATAAAGCTTATGCTAATGCTGACGATAGCCAACCAATAACTGAGAAAGCTGCGGCACAAGAACCGCAACAGGATTATCAATTACCCCTGTACGCCGACGAACCTAGTGTGACCCAACAACCAGAGTCAGCAGCATCAATGCCTTTAGATGCTAAGGCTCAGGCAGCACAACGCATTATTGATCAGCTTAATAAACTACAGCCTGATGAGTTAACGCCCAAGCAAGCACTGGATTTAATTTATCAATTAAAACAGCGTATAAAAATTGACTGA
- the secA gene encoding preprotein translocase subunit SecA, with protein sequence MLSKIIGSVIGTKNDRELKRMRQIVAKVNAQEEAVSALSDEQLRDKTAEFKSRFDEGASLDSLLPEAFAVCREASKRVLGMRHYDVQIIGGITLHEGKIAEMRTGEGKTLMATLAIYLNAISGKGVHVVTVNDYLAARDAELNRPLFDFLGLTVGVIYSQQPPHEKVEAYQADITYGTNNEYGFDYLRDNMVFSLAEKKQRALNFCIIDEIDSILIDEARTPLIISGQADDSSATYALINNIIPRLTRSTDEEANKENEDGDFWIDEKNRSIEISEKGYEKIESFLIEVGELGENESLYSPTRLPLLAHVQAAIRAHHIFVKNVHYIVDNGEVIIVDENTGRTMPGRRWSDGLHQAVEAKEGVEIQAENQTLATTTFQNYFRLYEKLSGMTGTADTEAAEFKSTYDIDVVVIPTHKPIARIDLDDQIFLTKLGKYKGIIREIQEIQAKGAPVLVGTATIEASEELSYLLDQAGIKHNVLNAKQHEREAEIIAQAGSPKAVTIATNMAGRGTDIILGGNWQAQIVDPENVSPEEMERLRQAWQKRHDEVLAAGGLHIIGSERHESRRIDNQLRGRAGRQGDPGQSRFFLSLEDDLMRIFAGDRVVNMMRAMGLKEDEAIEHKMVSRSIENAQGKVESRDFDARKSLLKYDDVANEQRKVIYAQRDDLLAEADLKEAIEEMHRDVYDALISQFVPPGSIDDQWNIDGLEDELESEFKYYMPINDWLDEDRRLDEDGLREKIINTAIERYRHRREQMTPENAAQLERHFMLQSLDRHWKEHLTQMDQLRKGIHLRGYAQKNPEQEYKRESFDLFQMMLGAIKSDTVQDLSRVHIPTKEELEAMEAERQAQAERQRMMFEHDELDSLTGERHSDPEVAALNQPQVNMQINAQNANAAAGQGADEGDNPYAELNISRNAPCPCGSGLRYKQCHGKIS encoded by the coding sequence ATGTTGTCAAAAATAATCGGAAGCGTCATTGGAACCAAAAACGATCGTGAGCTAAAGCGAATGCGTCAGATTGTCGCAAAAGTGAATGCTCAAGAAGAGGCGGTATCTGCCTTATCAGATGAACAGCTTCGGGATAAGACGGCAGAATTCAAAAGTCGCTTTGATGAAGGCGCAAGCCTTGACTCTTTATTACCTGAAGCCTTTGCGGTATGTCGTGAAGCCTCAAAGCGTGTGCTTGGCATGCGTCACTATGATGTGCAGATTATCGGTGGTATTACCTTACATGAAGGTAAAATTGCTGAGATGCGCACCGGTGAGGGTAAAACCCTGATGGCAACCCTAGCCATTTATCTAAACGCCATCAGTGGCAAAGGGGTACACGTTGTTACCGTTAACGATTATCTTGCTGCCCGTGATGCCGAGTTAAACCGTCCATTATTCGACTTCTTAGGTCTAACCGTTGGCGTCATTTACTCTCAGCAGCCGCCGCATGAAAAAGTGGAAGCCTATCAAGCCGATATCACTTATGGTACCAACAACGAGTACGGCTTTGATTATCTGCGCGATAACATGGTGTTTAGCTTAGCAGAAAAGAAACAGCGTGCCCTAAACTTTTGTATCATCGATGAAATTGACTCTATCTTAATCGATGAGGCGCGAACGCCGTTGATTATCTCAGGTCAGGCCGATGATTCTTCTGCAACCTATGCGCTGATTAACAACATTATTCCTCGTCTAACACGCTCAACCGATGAAGAAGCCAACAAAGAAAATGAAGACGGTGACTTCTGGATTGACGAAAAAAACCGCTCTATCGAAATTAGCGAAAAAGGCTATGAGAAGATTGAGTCATTCTTAATTGAAGTCGGTGAATTGGGCGAGAATGAAAGCTTATATAGCCCAACCCGTTTGCCCTTATTGGCACACGTGCAAGCAGCCATTCGTGCGCATCATATCTTCGTTAAAAACGTACACTATATCGTCGATAATGGCGAAGTTATCATTGTTGATGAAAACACCGGTCGTACTATGCCAGGTCGCCGCTGGTCAGATGGTCTACATCAGGCAGTAGAAGCCAAAGAGGGTGTTGAGATTCAAGCAGAAAACCAAACGCTTGCTACCACTACTTTCCAGAACTACTTCCGTCTTTATGAAAAGCTGTCGGGTATGACAGGTACGGCGGATACAGAAGCGGCAGAATTTAAATCAACTTATGACATTGATGTAGTGGTTATTCCTACCCACAAGCCGATTGCGCGTATTGATTTAGATGACCAAATCTTCTTAACCAAGCTGGGTAAATACAAAGGTATTATCCGCGAAATTCAAGAGATTCAAGCCAAAGGTGCACCTGTGTTGGTTGGTACCGCGACCATTGAAGCCAGTGAAGAGCTGTCTTATTTATTAGATCAAGCCGGTATCAAGCACAATGTATTGAACGCCAAGCAGCACGAGCGCGAAGCAGAAATCATTGCGCAGGCAGGTAGTCCAAAAGCGGTCACCATCGCCACTAACATGGCGGGTCGTGGTACCGATATTATCTTGGGCGGTAACTGGCAGGCGCAGATTGTTGATCCTGAAAACGTTAGCCCAGAAGAGATGGAACGCCTCAGACAAGCGTGGCAAAAGCGTCACGATGAGGTATTAGCTGCCGGTGGTCTACATATTATTGGTTCTGAGCGTCACGAATCTCGCCGTATTGATAACCAGTTGCGTGGTCGTGCGGGCCGTCAAGGTGACCCTGGTCAATCACGTTTCTTCTTATCACTAGAAGACGACTTAATGCGTATCTTCGCTGGTGATCGTGTGGTCAATATGATGCGCGCGATGGGCCTGAAAGAAGATGAGGCCATTGAGCACAAAATGGTATCTCGCTCTATTGAGAATGCGCAGGGTAAGGTTGAAAGCCGTGACTTTGATGCCCGTAAGAGCTTATTAAAATATGATGATGTCGCTAACGAACAGCGTAAAGTGATTTATGCACAGCGCGATGACTTGTTGGCAGAAGCCGATCTTAAAGAAGCCATCGAAGAGATGCACCGTGATGTGTATGATGCGCTAATCAGTCAGTTCGTACCGCCAGGATCGATTGATGATCAGTGGAATATTGACGGCTTAGAAGATGAGCTTGAAAGCGAATTTAAATACTACATGCCAATTAACGATTGGCTAGACGAAGACCGTCGCCTTGATGAAGATGGTCTGCGTGAGAAGATTATTAACACTGCCATTGAGCGCTATCGTCATCGCCGTGAGCAGATGACACCAGAGAATGCGGCTCAGCTTGAGCGTCATTTCATGCTACAAAGCTTAGACCGTCACTGGAAAGAGCATTTAACTCAAATGGATCAGCTGCGCAAAGGTATTCACTTACGTGGCTATGCTCAGAAGAACCCAGAGCAAGAGTATAAGCGTGAGTCGTTTGACTTGTTCCAGATGATGCTAGGTGCCATTAAGTCTGATACGGTACAAGATTTATCTCGTGTACATATCCCGACTAAAGAAGAGTTAGAGGCGATGGAAGCTGAACGTCAAGCACAGGCTGAGCGTCAGCGCATGATGTTTGAACATGATGAGCTAGACAGCTTGACCGGTGAGCGTCACAGTGACCCTGAAGTGGCTGCTTTAAATCAGCCGCAAGTCAATATGCAGATCAATGCGCAAAATGCCAATGCCGCTGCAGGTCAGGGTGCAGACGAGGGTGACAACCCTTATGCCGAACTGAATATTAGCCGTAACGCCCCATGTCCTTGTGGATCTGGATTGCGTTATAAGCAGTGTCATGGCAAAATTTCTTAG
- a CDS encoding YsnF/AvaK domain-containing protein, producing the protein MANNDNNTNTNNLSRQPNSTIRYHVETSPYVDTNLGSSSSTHTSNISSTSSTSSSTSNINSDSTANKLVSNDANLRQSDIQKSRSNLTGQHTGQHSGEVNTLELLEERAVVDKERLNIGQIKLSKQRRTKTVTVPIELTEEVLVIETQYHDTDSKQLLSQDVDESDIVRHIEPVLNNTTSITVNGEQIALDEGPIEVMLSREVAMIKKETYAVQDIAIEKSVHTHKESFDVELQHEELDVAEQGDVTVNNLANNDLTDK; encoded by the coding sequence ATGGCCAATAACGACAATAATACCAACACAAATAACTTAAGCAGACAGCCTAACAGCACCATTAGATACCATGTTGAAACCTCGCCTTATGTAGACACCAACTTAGGCTCTAGCAGCTCAACTCATACCTCAAATATCAGCAGTACTTCAAGCACTAGCAGTAGCACTTCAAATATTAATAGCGACAGCACAGCTAATAAGCTGGTTAGCAATGATGCCAACCTTCGGCAGTCAGATATTCAAAAATCACGCTCAAATCTAACCGGTCAACACACTGGCCAACACAGTGGTGAGGTAAATACTCTAGAGCTATTAGAAGAACGAGCGGTAGTCGATAAAGAACGTCTTAACATTGGCCAAATCAAACTCAGCAAGCAGCGCCGCACTAAAACGGTCACTGTGCCAATAGAGCTCACCGAAGAGGTGTTGGTTATTGAGACCCAATACCATGATACTGACTCAAAACAGCTGTTAAGCCAGGATGTCGATGAGTCGGATATTGTGCGTCATATCGAACCAGTATTAAATAATACAACCTCAATTACAGTCAATGGCGAACAAATAGCTTTAGATGAAGGCCCAATTGAGGTTATGTTGTCTCGTGAAGTGGCTATGATTAAAAAAGAAACCTATGCGGTGCAAGATATTGCGATTGAAAAGTCAGTGCATACGCATAAAGAAAGCTTTGATGTTGAGCTACAACACGAAGAGCTGGATGTGGCAGAACAAGGTGATGTCACAGTTAATAACCTAGCCAATAATGATTTAACGGATAAATAA
- a CDS encoding DUF2382 domain-containing protein, giving the protein MSQLIRLKDIQSNHRDLIGDDYFDPTGKNAYGAGEEKIGNVEGALVEEATARIRYLIVDAGGWFSSKEVLVPAGLARIVGDDVFFDSLTKAQVEAMEEYDHDYNYSYEEQTKKDRAAFVADTVPEQERVELKEDYYNAPNMLELLEERLTVNKDRIVAGLVSVGKHVVTEDRKVDVDLEEEHAHIERTDVNRRTDRKIGDDAGADSIQVELEAERARVGKETYVTEEINVGKTTEHHTQTIHETIQREELDVDHDGNVVDREGNIVNRDDITADDVRAARGK; this is encoded by the coding sequence ATGAGTCAGCTAATTCGTTTAAAAGACATCCAATCAAACCATCGTGATCTAATTGGTGATGATTACTTTGATCCAACTGGCAAAAATGCTTATGGCGCCGGTGAAGAAAAAATCGGTAATGTAGAAGGCGCTTTAGTAGAAGAAGCCACTGCACGTATTCGTTATTTAATCGTTGACGCTGGCGGTTGGTTTTCATCAAAAGAAGTATTAGTACCAGCAGGTCTTGCCCGTATCGTTGGTGATGATGTGTTCTTCGACAGCTTAACCAAAGCACAAGTTGAAGCAATGGAAGAGTATGATCATGATTATAACTACAGCTATGAAGAGCAAACTAAGAAAGACCGTGCTGCATTCGTTGCTGACACTGTACCAGAGCAAGAGCGTGTTGAGCTAAAAGAAGATTACTACAACGCACCAAATATGCTAGAGCTACTAGAAGAACGTCTAACAGTAAATAAAGATCGTATCGTTGCTGGCCTAGTAAGCGTTGGTAAGCACGTGGTAACTGAAGATCGTAAAGTAGATGTGGATCTTGAAGAAGAGCATGCACACATTGAGCGTACTGATGTTAACCGTCGTACTGATCGTAAAATTGGTGATGACGCAGGTGCTGACTCAATTCAAGTAGAGCTAGAAGCAGAACGTGCTCGCGTTGGTAAAGAAACTTACGTTACTGAAGAGATCAACGTTGGTAAAACCACTGAACATCACACTCAAACCATCCATGAAACTATCCAGCGTGAAGAGCTTGATGTTGACCATGATGGCAACGTTGTTGACCGCGAAGGTAATATCGTAAACCGTGATGACATTACTGCTGATGACGTACGTGCTGCACGCGGCAAGTAA
- a CDS encoding thiolase family protein yields MSSDSIVIVSGARTPMGGFQGDLAGVTSPTLGATAIKAAVERAGVKPEEIDEVIMGCILTAGIGQGPARQAMRNAGIPDSTGAVTINKLCGSGLKAVMQAHDAIKAGSADIIVAGGMESMTNAPYILPQARQGFRMGHKEVKDHMFLDGLEDADTGKLMGQFAQEMADEKGYTREQMDDFAIESLNRALTAIKEGHFKDEITPVTVKTRKGEVVVDTDGQPPKANAERIPTLRPAFAKDGTITAANASSISDGAAAVVVTSEQTAKDKGFNIEARIISTATHSRHPSEFTIAPIGSIEKVLDKAGWSVDDVDLWEINEAFAMVTMAAMDELNIPHEKVNIEGGACALGHPVGCSGARILVTLINSLKRTGGKKGVASLCIGGGEAVAVAIELA; encoded by the coding sequence ATGTCATCAGATTCAATTGTTATTGTAAGTGGCGCTCGTACCCCTATGGGCGGCTTTCAAGGTGATCTAGCAGGTGTAACCTCACCAACTCTAGGTGCAACGGCTATCAAAGCAGCTGTAGAGCGTGCTGGCGTTAAACCAGAAGAGATTGATGAAGTTATCATGGGTTGTATTCTGACTGCTGGTATCGGCCAAGGCCCTGCCCGTCAAGCCATGCGTAACGCAGGTATCCCAGACAGCACTGGCGCAGTGACCATCAACAAGCTTTGTGGCTCAGGCCTTAAAGCAGTGATGCAAGCCCATGACGCAATTAAAGCTGGCAGCGCTGATATTATTGTTGCAGGTGGTATGGAATCGATGACCAATGCACCTTACATCTTGCCACAAGCACGTCAAGGCTTCCGCATGGGTCACAAAGAAGTGAAAGACCACATGTTCCTAGACGGTCTTGAAGATGCCGATACTGGCAAGCTAATGGGTCAGTTCGCCCAAGAAATGGCGGATGAAAAAGGCTATACTCGTGAGCAGATGGACGACTTTGCTATTGAGTCTTTAAACCGTGCATTAACTGCGATTAAAGAAGGTCATTTCAAAGACGAAATCACACCAGTAACCGTTAAGACCCGTAAAGGTGAAGTGGTTGTTGATACCGATGGTCAGCCGCCAAAAGCCAATGCTGAGCGTATCCCAACGCTTCGTCCTGCTTTCGCTAAAGACGGTACCATTACTGCGGCCAACGCCAGCTCTATCTCTGATGGTGCGGCAGCTGTAGTTGTGACTTCTGAGCAAACAGCTAAAGACAAAGGCTTCAATATTGAAGCACGCATCATCTCAACGGCGACTCACTCACGTCATCCTTCTGAGTTCACTATTGCACCAATTGGTTCAATCGAAAAAGTATTGGATAAAGCCGGTTGGTCAGTAGACGATGTCGATCTATGGGAAATTAACGAAGCTTTCGCTATGGTGACTATGGCTGCTATGGACGAGCTAAACATCCCACATGAAAAAGTAAACATCGAAGGCGGTGCTTGTGCACTAGGTCACCCTGTTGGCTGTTCTGGCGCTCGTATCTTAGTGACTTTAATCAACTCACTAAAACGTACTGGCGGCAAAAAAGGCGTTGCCTCACTATGTATCGGCGGCGGTGAAGCGGTTGCAGTTGCCATTGAACTGGCTTAA
- a CDS encoding homoserine dehydrogenase, with translation MSKSIRLAILGLGTVGTGVLDLLKDNLLELKRRSGHNIVITQVGTRRQRDDIDPAIKQSSDLMAIAESDDVDIVVEVIGGLTVAKDVITHAIKNGKHVVTANKALLAEHGNEIFALADEHQVHVAYEAAVAGGIPIIKVMREALAANKVDWLTGIINGTGNFIMSEMRDKGRDFDDVLAEAQALGYAEADPTFDVEGIDAAHKLTLLASIAFGIPLQFDKVYCEGITNITLQDVTYAEELGYRIKHLGFAVRRYDDQSDATDNGVDKKATGIELRVHPTLIPEDKLLANVNGVRNAVLVNSHPLGQTLYYGDGAGAGATASAVMADVMDLVRVLTVEDGHHVPHLAFIPNQLSDTPILPADQMVTGYYLRLQATDTPGVLADVTRILSDAGINIDAILQKPAHQKGQVPIIILTLPVIESQMNVAINKIEALDAITTDVVRIRLNELD, from the coding sequence GTGAGTAAATCTATTAGACTGGCTATATTAGGACTAGGCACTGTGGGCACAGGTGTCTTAGACCTTTTAAAAGATAACTTATTAGAATTAAAAAGACGCAGCGGCCACAATATTGTCATCACCCAAGTCGGCACCCGCCGTCAGCGTGATGATATTGATCCTGCGATCAAACAAAGCAGTGATTTGATGGCCATTGCCGAAAGTGATGATGTAGATATTGTGGTTGAAGTGATTGGTGGATTGACCGTTGCCAAGGACGTGATTACCCATGCCATCAAAAATGGCAAACATGTGGTCACCGCCAACAAAGCCTTACTTGCTGAGCATGGCAATGAAATCTTTGCCTTAGCCGATGAGCATCAAGTCCATGTCGCCTATGAAGCCGCGGTCGCTGGTGGCATCCCTATTATTAAAGTGATGCGCGAAGCGCTTGCCGCCAACAAAGTCGATTGGCTCACCGGTATTATTAACGGTACTGGCAACTTTATTATGTCTGAGATGCGTGATAAAGGCCGCGACTTTGATGATGTATTGGCCGAAGCGCAAGCTCTAGGCTATGCAGAAGCGGATCCTACCTTTGATGTGGAAGGCATTGATGCAGCGCATAAATTAACACTGCTGGCATCTATTGCTTTTGGTATTCCGCTTCAGTTTGACAAAGTCTACTGTGAAGGCATTACCAATATCACCTTGCAAGATGTGACCTATGCCGAAGAGCTGGGCTATCGTATTAAGCATTTGGGCTTTGCGGTGCGTCGTTATGACGATCAGTCTGACGCTACAGATAATGGCGTGGACAAAAAAGCAACTGGCATTGAGCTGCGTGTCCATCCAACCCTTATCCCAGAAGACAAGCTACTGGCCAATGTAAACGGCGTTAGAAATGCGGTACTGGTCAACTCACATCCTCTGGGTCAGACCCTATATTATGGCGATGGCGCCGGTGCTGGTGCGACTGCCTCAGCCGTTATGGCAGACGTGATGGACTTAGTACGTGTATTGACAGTCGAAGATGGCCATCATGTCCCGCACCTGGCCTTTATACCAAATCAGTTATCTGACACGCCTATCTTGCCAGCCGATCAAATGGTGACTGGTTACTATTTGCGCCTGCAAGCCACTGATACCCCAGGTGTGTTAGCTGATGTGACCCGCATCCTAAGTGATGCTGGTATCAATATTGATGCCATCTTACAAAAGCCTGCGCATCAAAAAGGGCAAGTGCCAATTATCATTTTGACCTTGCCAGTTATTGAAAGTCAGATGAATGTCGCCATTAATAAGATTGAGGCTTTGGATGCTATTACGACAGATGTGGTGCGTATTCGTCTTAATGAGCTAGATTAA
- a CDS encoding DsbC family protein produces MLKTFLITFSISSVLIGCNSPNTESNTSASTSSTKAAAVSTDGQSDPEVVAALEANFKASGYEQKILSAIPTKMEGMYWVTADGMPDFFSDKQGRYVVQGQIIEIGQAQPVDIRSDLVADIAKEELAAVDKDELIIYPAKGDTKAVVYAFTDADCPYCTKLHSEMADINAQGIEVRYLAWPRSEASIPKMNSIWCSEDRIAAMDKAKSGQALSAPTCDSPVQSHIELGRRLGVSGTPAIFTESGYQIGGYLPAKELAKAAIANQQ; encoded by the coding sequence ATGTTAAAAACTTTTTTAATAACCTTTTCTATCAGCAGCGTTTTGATTGGCTGTAACAGCCCCAATACTGAATCCAACACCAGTGCGTCGACCAGCTCAACTAAAGCCGCTGCAGTTAGCACAGATGGGCAATCTGATCCTGAAGTGGTTGCTGCACTAGAAGCCAACTTCAAAGCCTCAGGTTACGAGCAAAAAATCTTATCTGCTATTCCAACCAAAATGGAAGGTATGTACTGGGTAACTGCTGATGGCATGCCTGACTTTTTTAGTGACAAGCAAGGCCGCTACGTTGTTCAGGGTCAAATTATTGAGATTGGTCAAGCACAACCGGTAGATATACGCTCTGACTTGGTCGCTGATATTGCCAAAGAGGAGTTGGCTGCCGTCGATAAAGACGAGCTGATTATTTATCCTGCCAAAGGTGACACCAAAGCCGTGGTCTATGCCTTTACCGATGCTGACTGCCCTTATTGCACCAAGCTGCATTCAGAGATGGCTGACATTAATGCGCAAGGCATCGAAGTACGTTATTTGGCTTGGCCACGTAGCGAAGCCAGTATTCCAAAAATGAACAGCATTTGGTGTAGCGAAGATCGTATTGCCGCGATGGACAAAGCTAAGTCTGGTCAAGCACTGTCTGCACCAACCTGTGACAGCCCTGTGCAATCACACATTGAGCTGGGTAGACGCTTGGGTGTGTCTGGTACACCTGCTATCTTTACCGAATCTGGCTATCAAATTGGGGGCTATTTACCTGCCAAGGAATTGGCAAAAGCAGCCATTGCCAACCAGCAGTAA